The genomic DNA ATTTGTGTCGCCCCTTTGGGGCTTGCACGCATCTTTTGCCTCCCCTCCCAGGGTTCCGCTGCGCTCCACCCTGGGCTAAGTTGTTGCGCCCCTCCGGGCGTTTTTCACCACCTCTTGCCGCAGGGTTCTGTCCACCTGCACACTCTTCTCCATAGCTTGCTAGGGATTTGATCTGGGTGGGCTCCGAAGGCCCTCAGCTGCGCCTATTTGACGCCGCCCGCCTGATCCCCGCACCGGATGCGGCCATCATGCGGGGGGCGCGCGAGGGCTGAAGGGCAGGGCCTTTAGAGGGCAGACCAGAGCAGCCCGGAGGGGGACAGACCATAGCGAGGGTGCGACCGAGCGCAGCGAGGCAAGCCCCTCGTAACGATACAGGAGATCATAATGGAAGTTGCCTCCACCCCTCCCCGGAAACGTGGAACGCTTCCGGGGAGGGGTGGAGGCCTGCTAAATCGGTTAATCTATCCGTTTAACGAGGGGTTCCGAACCGTCTTAAGCCGGTTCTACACGCCCTCGCTATAGTTCTGCCGCCCTCACTGGCTGTATCCACCCGGTTTGAAAGAGAGCAATAGCTTTTTCATAACAACCACCCAGTTTGGCATTACCCAAACGGTCTGGATTCCGGGTCCCTGCGTGCTGGGGCACGCTTCCCGGAATGACACCATGTCTGCATCTTACTGCTATCCGTGATGATCCTGCCATCCGAGCTACTTCTTCTTTTTCTGAACCAATTTTCCCTTTTTCCGCGCTTTTCCGTGACCTGTTCTTTGTGCCTCGGAAAGAACCACCCCAACTAGCTGAAGCTTACGGTAGAATCATCAACCTTCCTATCCTGGCATCCGCGTTCACATGTTTTCCAACCGCAGGAGCAAAGAAAAAGCCTCCCCCGGGTTTGGGAGAGGCCTTACATGGATGGTATTGGAGATGTTTAGTACATTCCGCCCATGCCGGGATTGGGCATCGGAGCGGGTGGTTCGGGTTCCTTGATGTCGGTGATGATGCACTCGGTGGTCAGCAGCAGGGCCGCGATGGAGGCGGCGTTTTGCACGGCTGAGCGCACAACCTTGGCGGGATCGATGATGCCGGCTTTGAGCAGGTCTTCGAATTTGCCGTTGGCGGCGTTGTAGCCCATGTTGATCTCGTTGTAACCTTTCAGTTTTTCCACGATCACAGCGCCTTCTTCGCCGGCGTTCGCGGCGATCTGGTAAGCGGGGCGTTCCAGGGCTTTCATCAGGATCTCGACGGCCATTTTCTCTTCGTGGGAGAGGTCTTTCATGTTTTTGAGGGCTTTGGCGGCCTGGATCAGGGTGACCCCGCCGCCGGGCACGATGCCTTCCTCAACCGCGGCGCGGGTGGCGTGCAAAGCGTCATCCACGCGGGCTTTCTTTTCCTTCATCTCGGTCTCGGTGGCGGCACCGATGCGGATCACGGCCACGCCGCTGGAAAGCTTGGCCAGGCGTTCCTGGAGCTTTTCCTTGTCGTAATCGGAGGTGGTTTCCTCGATCTGGGCTTTGATCTGCTTCACGCGGGCGGCCACAGCCTCTTCGCTGCCAGCGCCTTCGCGGATGGTGGTGTTCTCTTTTTCCACGATGATCTTCTTGGCACGGCCAAGATCGGTCATGGTGGCGCTGTCGAGGCGGCGTCCCATTTCCTCGGAGATCACGGTGGCGCCGGTGAGCACGGCGATGTCTTCCAGCATGGCTTTGCGGCGGTCGCCGAAACCGGGGGCCTTCACGGCCACAACGTTAAGCACGCCGCGGAGTTTGTTTACCACGAGGGTGGCCAGGGCCTCGCCCTCGATGTCTTCGGCGATGATCAGCATGGGACGTCCCTGCTGGGAAACTTCCTGCAGGATGGGCAGCAGGTCTTTGAGCACGCTTATCTTTTTGTCGTGGATGAGGATGAAGGGATCCTCGAGTTCGGAGATCATCTTGTCCGCGTTGGTTACGAAATAGGGGGAAAGGTAGCCGCGGTCGAACTGCATGCCTTCCACTTTCTCCAGGCCGGTGTCGATGGATTTGGCCTCTTCGATGTTGATGATGCCTTCCTTGCCCACGGATTCCATGGCCTCGGCGATCAATTTGCCGATCTCGGTGTCGTTGTTGGCCGAGATGGAAGCGATCTGGGCGATCTCAGCGTTGCTTTTGATCTCTTTGGAATACTCGTGGATCTTGTCCACCACAACCTTGGTGGCCTTTTCCAGACCGCGTTTCAGATACATCGGATTCACTCCGGCGGTCACGTGCTTGAGGCCTTCCTCGATGATGGCCTGGGCCAGGATGGTGGCGGTGGTGGTGCCGTCGCCGGCCACGTCGTGGGTCTTTTCCGCCACTTCTTTGCAGAGCTGGGCGCCCATGTTCTCAAATTCACCCTCGAGCTCGATCTCCTTGGCGATGGTCACGCCGTCGTTGGTGATCGTGGGGGAACCGTATTTCTTGTCCAATACTACGTTTCTGCCACGCGGACCAAGGGTCACCTTCACGGCGTCGGCAAGCTGGTCAACGCCCTTCTTCAGGGAAGTGCGGGCTTCGTGTGAATACAGCATTTGTTTTGCCATTGATTTCATACCTCCATATGGTGTAATCTTTAAATTCAATTTAGCAGTCTCAACGACTGAGTGCTAAAACTAAGATAAGCCGATTTCTGTCAAGCACAAATTATTTTTTCCGTTTGACAGATAGGCCCCGCCGGGAAAGCTGGCCATAAACTATAACACGGACGTCACATGGACAAACACTTGGAATCCGCTCTCGCGCAGTTGCTGCCGGAGCTTGCCCGGCACGGGATCAGCGTGGCCAGCCGGAGGGAACTCGCTTACGGGCTGCAGTTGCGGCTGGAGCGCGACGGCCAGGCCGCCACCCTGAACATCTATTGGTCCCTCAAAAAAGGGATCAGCCAGGTACTGGCGGGCAAGCCCAACAGTTTGCAGGCCGATCTGGAAAAACTTCTGAACCGGGGCGCGCCGGCGTCGGTGGGCGATTTCCACACCTGGGAGCGCTGGATCGGCTCGGACGAATGCGGCAAGGGCGATTATTTCGGGGCGCTGGTGGTGGCGGCCTTCGCCCTGGATGCCGAGAAGGTTGACGAGATCCGCTCCCTGGGCGTGCTGGATTCCAAGAAGCTCACGGACCTCCAGGTGAAGGGCATCGCCCACAGCCTCTACGAACGCTTCAGCGACCGCATCGCCTGCGTCGTGATCAAGCCCCTGCGCTACAACGAGATCATGGCCGACAGGCAGAGCCGGGGGGAAAACCTTAACGACCTCCTCGCCTGGCAGCACGGCGCCGCGATCATGGAATTGCTGGGCCGGGTCCCGCTGGTGCGGGGCGTGTTGGTGGACCAGTTCAGCCTGCACAAGAAGGTGAGCAAATTTCTCAAAACGAAAGAGATCGGCATTCCCGTGGAGGAACGGCCCAAGGCCGAGTCCGATCCCGCCGTGGCCGCCGCTTCCGTGATCGCCCGCTACCAGTTTTTACAGAGCCGCCAAGCCATGGACCGCCATTACAAGATGAGTTTTCCCCTCGGCAGCGGCAAAAACGTGCTTCCGCCCGCCCAGGCCTTTGCCGACAAATATGGCTGGAACCGCCTTGCCGAGGTGGCCAAGCTGCATTTCGTCACCAGCCGCGGCGTCCGCGTCCGCGACATTTTCGACCCTCCCGCGGACAAATAGCTTGACAGAAAGGAACGCCGCCAAAACTTGAATCCATAAACCCAAACCCATCCGGCAAATTCCCAAGTTCCTCACAACGGAATGCAGGCATATTGTAACACTTTTTACACCTCAGAGAACATACCATCCCCCACCGGGATTTTGGAGCATATCATTATGATCAAAGCAATGGGACGTCTGAACCTGGACGACTATAAACTCATGGACGCTCATGTGGAAAAGATTTTCAAGAATCTGGACAAGGGCAACAACGGCATCGCGGAACGGCAGATCTTTGAACTGGCCAACACCCAAAACTATTTCGTGCGCGAAGAGCTGGGCAAGCGCCTGGCCGTGTATGAAGGCAAGGGCAAGCTGGAGCGCATCTGCGGCGACATGCTGGAGCACAATCTCTACGGCATTCGCGCCACCGCCCTCTTCTATTTTTACTTCCGCCACCAGTCCGAGCCCGCCATCATCGCCCAGACCCTGGACAAAACCTGCGAAACCGTGCCCTGGGAAAGCGAGACCATCTGTTTCGAGATGTGGAAAAAGGCCCCCGAGGTGATGCAGGAATACATGCCGCGCTGGTCCGCTTCCGCAAACCCCAAAAAGCGCGAGATGTCGCTCCACGGCATGGAAAACATCGCTTCGCGCAGTCCCCAGTACGTGCTCACCTTCATTGGCCGCCTGCTGGATGACGAGGACGAGGAAGTGCAGAAAAAGATCAGCCACATCCTGGTCCAGGTGGGCCGCCAGCGCCCGCTGCAAACCTATGCCAGCATCCGCCGCTGGCTCCTCGAGGGCGACGACAAGCGCGCCCGCACCATCTGGGCCACCCTCAAGAAACTCACCAGCATCTTTTCCCAAAAGAACATGCGCGACAAGGCCCAGGAATTCGTGAGCATCTCCCAGCGCGTGGCGCAGGGCTGGAAATCCGATTCCGACCCCGCCGTGGCGCAACTGGGGCACAAACTGGGCAAGCTGCTCAAGGACCTATGATCCACGTCATCTTGGTGGAGCCGGTCTATGAGGGAAATGTGGGCGCCGTGGCCAGGATCATGCACAATTTTGGTTTCGCGGGGCTGCGGATCGTGGGCAGCGTGCCCAGCAAGAACGATTTTTATCTGGCCATGCATTCCGAACACCTGCTGGAAGAGGCCTTGGTCTTTCCCAGCCTGGCGGAGGCCATCACCGGTCTGGACCGCGTGATCGCCTTTTCCCGCCGCCTGGGCAAGCTCAAGCCGGCGGACCTCGATCCGCCTCAAATGGCCGCTTACTGCGGCAAAATCCCCCAATTGGAGATCGGCCTGGTCTTCGGCCGCGAAACTTTTGGCCTCACCGATGCCGAAGCCGCCCTCTGTCCTCTCCGCTGCCACATTCCGGCGAACCCGGCTTTCCCCTCCCTAAACCTTGCCCAGGCCGTCACCATCGCCCTCTGGGAACTCAGCCGCGGGGGTGGTGAAAGCACCCGGATCAAGGCCGTGAGCGGAAATGAACTTGACAAAATGAAGGCCTACATGCTTGACGTCATGGAGGCCACCGGATTCTTTCGCAGCCACGAGACCACGAACTGGGAGACCTTCCTTGGCAAGATGCTCACCCAGCTGAATCCGACCAAAACGATGCTCTGGCGTTTCCGCCAGATGTTCAACCGCTGGCACGTGCTTGTCACTGGCAAAGGCAGGGGCTACGAACGCTCCCGCCCGGCCGGTTTGAACGAGCCTGAATAAAGCATTCGCCCAGTGCCGCCGGCGCGCCTTCAGCCCGGCGGACCCAGATCTATAGAGGTAAGCCATGACACTTTTAACGGCAAGGACCGAGCTCGATCCCCGGCAGCAGGAGATCTTCAGCTTTTGCGAAGCCTATTTCTTCGCCCATGAAAACCCCGCCCTGGTGAATAAGAACGCCCGCTATTTCGCGGAGGGCTACGACGCTTTTGGAATTGACGAGGAACAGCTCCGCGAGCTCCGCGACCAACTGCTGGAACGCTTTGACCCCAGCGTGTCCGAGCTGGCGGAACTCGCCTACCACCTCTTCGCCACCGGCAAATACGAATTCGGCTCCCTGGCCCTGATGCTGCTGAAAAAACACCGCCCCCGCCTGGACCGCGGCGTCTTCGACCAGCTTAAACGCTCTCTGGATGAAGTGGTGGAGAACTGGGCCCATTCCGATGTGATCGCCACCAAACTCACCCCCGTGCTGCTGGAACTGAAGGTGGTCGATCTCGCCGATTTCGAGCCCTGGCGCGTTTCCGCCAGCAAATGGACCCGCCGCGTGGCCGCCGTCACCCTGCTTTTCCTGCGCGGCCACCGTCCCGTGGAACAGCTGCTTCAGTTCATCCAGCCCCTGATGCAGGATGGCACCCGGCCCGTTCAACAGGGCGTGGGCTGGTTCCTGCGCGAGCTCTGGAAGGTCCATCCCCGCGAGGTGGAGGATTTCATCTTCGCGAACAAGGAAACCGCGCCCCGCCTGGTGATCCAGTACGCCACGGAAAAGATGAACAAGGACAAAAAGAAGCGCTTCCGCCGCGCCATCACCAAGGCCGTGAAACCGAACAAGCCTCAACACCGCAAGGACAAAAAACCCCAGGAGGATCCCGGTGCCTAAATTTTTCACCCTCGCCACGCTGCTCTGCCTGCCGCTGCTGCTTGCGGCCGCGGAGCTCTCTGTTTCGCTCGATCTGGGCGCTTTCGATCCCGCCGCCGCGGAACTCCCCACCGGCTGGGGCGTCCTCAGCGCCCCCGGCTTTCCGCGCCTGCCGGTGAAGACGGTCAATGTTGTCCTGCCTCCGCAGGCCGCCAATCTCACTTTCAGCCACCAGTTTTCCGGTTTGGCCACCACCACCGCCCCGCCACCCTCGCTAAATCCGCCCTTCACCGACGGAGAGCGCGTCCTGGCCGCCCCCGCCGCCCAGCCCGGAACTGCGCGCGTTGTTTTCCGGGGCCTTGGCCACTGGGGCGAAGTGGCCTACGCCAGCTTTTCCGTGATCCCGGCCATCCACACCGGAACGGAGTGGCAGGCTTGGCGGCAGCTTCAGCTTGGCCTGAGCTGGGACCAGCCCGCGGAAACCTCTGTCAAGGCGCTGCCTTCGGTTTGGCAAAGCCTTGCCAACAAAGGATTTGACCCCAGCGATTTCTTCGCCAATCCCCAGGACCTGGCCAAGTATTACCGCCCCTCCCCTGCCAAGAATTATGACTATCTGATCGTTTCCACGCCGGAGCTTTACACCGCCCTCGCCCCGCTGGAAACCTACCGCCAGGGCCAGGGCCTGATCACCGCCTTCGCCGACATCAACACCATCCTCACCTCCAGCCCCGGCGCCTCCCAGGGCGAGAAACTGCGCAACTACCTCATCGCCCAGTACAACGGCAATCCCTTCACCTACCTGCTTCTGGTGGGCGACCACGACACCGTGCCGGTGATGTTTCTCACCCCCGAGCCGGACGGCTATGAGACCGTGGCCTCGGATTTTTTCTACAGCGACCTGAGCAGCATCGTGGATGCCGACAGCGACGGCCGCCTGGGCGAATACTCCTCCGGCGACGGGATCCAGGATTTTCTCTGCGACTACACCCCGGAAGTCTTTGTGGGCCGCATTTCCACGAACAGCGCGGCTCTCGTTTCCCAGATCGCCACCCGCACCGTGGCTTTCGAACAGAGCAACGCCCCCTGGAAGAAAAAGGCCCTGCTCCCCGCCGCGTGGCTGAATTACGGCGGCGAACCCGAAACCATCTATCTGCAAACCGACGGCGCCGCCTTCATGGAGATCGCCCGCCAGACCATCCTCAGCGACTACGAATGCACCACGATGTACGAGCAGACAGGCTTCCTGCCTTCCTATCCCTCCGACCTCGCTTTGGATTACGACCTGCTGAAAACCGAGCTCAACACCAACAGCTACGGCCTGCTCAGCTGGAGCGCCCACGGTTCCTCCGGTTCTTCCTCCCGCAAGGTCTGGATGAACGACGACAACAGCAACGGCCTGCCCGACTCCTGGGAAATGAACTGGATGGGCATGGTGGACCGCCAGAGTTTCGACAACCTTGCCAATCCTGACGGGATGATCATTTTTGCCGCCTCCTGCTACAACGGCATGATCGACAGCAACCAGCAGTGCCTGGCCGAGTACGCCCTCCAGAAAAAGGCTGTGGCCGTTTCCGGCGCCACCCGCACAGGCTGGTACAAGATCGGCTGGGCCAATCCCGGCTGGGGCGGGATCAGCTCCTACAACTACCACTGGCTGGAAAACATCGCCAACAACGGGATGACCGTCGGCGCGGCCCAGGCCTTTGCCAACCTCACCCACAGCCAGTATTACCTCTTCGGCGACCCTGTCGATGCCGGCGGGATCATCTACCCGGAGCTGCAAAACGTCTATACTTATCTGCTCTACGGCGATCCGGCTCTCGGCCACATCGGCCAGTCAAACTACACCAACGGCGAGATCCTGGTCTATGAGCCCTTCCACCAGGACGGCCTGACCATCGTGGAAGCCCTCGACCTTGCCCACTTCAACGTGGTTTACACGAACAAGCTCATCCCGGATTACGACTACATCCACCAGTTCGAGGCGGTCTTCTGCCTCTTCGGCTGGGGCGACACGGCCTACATCCTGAGCCCCGATTCGCTGGATTACGCCCTGCTGAATTCCTATCTGGACGGAGGCGGCAAACTCTATCTGGAAGGCGATGTCGGCTGGGACCCCCAGGACCCGTTCTGGGGGAAATTCGCCACTCACGCGCCCCTGGACTACTTTGCCTACATCGAAGACCTCGCCACCACCCAGGCCGGCCACGCCTACACCTGGGGCTATGACGACCTGGCCGATCCCTACACCGAAGCGCTGATGCCCACCAATACTGAAGCTGAGATCTTTTTTACCACCCAAAACCTGCAGCATCCCAACCATACCGTCGCCATCCTGAACGCCACGGACACCTTCTCCACGGTGGCCTCATCCTTTGCCCTGGCCGATGTGAACGCTACTCAACCTTACTCCAGCAGTTTCCGCTTCCTGCTGGGTACCATCCTGGACCGCCTGGGCGTGATCGATTACCTGCCCACGGACGCGAATGATCCCCAGACGCCGGCTCCGACGCTGTCCGCGCGGGTCTTTCCCAATCCCTTCGCCGCCGGGATGGCGCTCCGGGTCGAACTGCCAAAAACTTCCGCGGCCAGCCTGGAGATCTACAACCTTCGGGGCCAGAAGATACACACCCTCAGTTACTTGTCCCTGCCCGCCGGAACCCGTGAACTGCTCTGGGACGGCCGCGACGACCGGGGTGAAGCGGTTGCTTCCGGTCTCTACTTCTGGCGCTTCAGCGCCGGCAAAGATTCCCTCAGCGGAAAAATGCTTAAACTGGTGGATTGATCTCCATAGCGCCCCCATCCCTTCATTCGAGAGGTTCATAATGTTGAACGCCAAGCGTTTCGCCCTGCTCTTAGTTTTGCTGGCCTGCGCCTTTGCCGGCCTCGCCGCCCTGCCCCCGGCCTTTACCCAAAAGGGAAATTACGAACTTTATAAGACTCTGCACTCCAAAGCCTTGGATAACCTGGGCAAGCTGGACCGGATCCACCGGAAGGAATACCGGCGCCTGCTGGCGGACCAGGATGACATTCTGATGGCCTATCTGCTTGCCTACGAAAGCGATGCCAATCTCCAGATCGCCCGCCCGAACGATCTCCTCTCGAACTATCTGCACATCCGCAGCCTCCTCAACACCCGCGGGACCAACCTGGACCCGGAGTTTTACCTCTCCTACGTGGCCAAACAGACAGTTTCCGACGAACGCATCGAGGCCTACCGCGAAGCTTTGCTGAAGGACGGACTGCGAGATATAATGAACAGCAGCGCCGATGAGCTTGACCTGTACAGAAAAGTAAGCCAGTGGTGCGTGGGCCGCCTCAAATTCCAGCCCACTTCCGGACGCGACCAAAGCCCTTTGGACATCACCCAAAAAAGCCTGCTGGGGCGCTGCGAGGAGATGCAGATCCTGTTCGTGGCCGCCGCCAGAACGGTGGGATTGCCCGCGCGGCCTGCTTCCACGCCCTGGTGGCCGCATCAGGACAACAACCACGCCTGGGCTGAAGTCTGGCTGGACGGCGCCTGGCACTACACCGGCGACATGGATGCCGCCTATTGGCCCGACCAGACCTGGTTCAGCGGCCTCATCGACAAGACCGTGTTGATCCTCGCCGACGGCTCCCTGCCCGCGGATGGCGATGAAGTCCTGGTCCGCGGCCAATACGATTGCGTGATCAATTCCATCCGCAACTACGCTGGGGACAGGACCCGCTCACTCACCATCCAAACCCTTGATGAACAAGGCAATGCGCTTCCGAATACCGCCGTCGGCGTGATGGTGGTGAACTGGGGCGCCCTACGTCCGCTGATCTGGCTCAAGACGGATGCCGAAGGCAAATTTACCCTCTCCGTGGGCCGCGGCGCCTTTTACCTGGCCACCGAGCAAGACGGGAAAAGGGCCCTGGAACTGGTCCCCTCCGGTGACAGCACCCTGGTCAGCTGCGACCTGACCCTGAAAGCCGGGCCGCTGGCCGACCGCGACGACCGGCTGATCTATCCCTCCAACACTTTCGAGTGGAAACAGGCTCCGGATGACTGGAACGAAGGCGTGAAGCGGGAAAAGGAACGCTGGAACGCCGTGGATCAAAGCTGGGCCAGGATCGCCGCCACCCGGGCCGATTCGCTATCAGCCGATTTCGTCCGGGCCGCCCGGGGCAATTATGCTGAAGCGGTGGAATTTTTGCGCCGCTATCCCCAACCCTACGAATGGTTTATCCAGGATTGTCTGGCGGAGGAATGGGGCATCATGGACCCCAAGTTCCTCTGGCAGGCCAGCGCCGACCAGATCGAGGCTGTCTATCACGCCTACCTCTACTTTGAACTGGAGGATTTCGGCACCAGTGACCTCGCCGCGCTGGTCTTTCCCAATGTCCGCTATGAAGAATTGCCCCAGCCGGTTGATTTCCAGGACGGGATCCCCAGCTTCTATCCCCGCTCCTTTTTGCAGAAAGGCTACACCAAGCTGGAACGGCTTAACCGGGCCGCGCGCTGGCTGAAGCGGAACTACAAGCTAAACCCCGACAAGGCATTGAGCGGATTGACCCCGCTCCACGTCACCCTGGGCCGAAAGTACCTCAATAACGCTCAGTACAAGCAGATGGCCGTCAATCTGGCCCGCGCCAACGGAATTCCCGCCGCTTATACCTACCGTGCCAACCTCATCAACGTTGTTTACGACAACGGTGAAAGCGGCTACTACGATCTGGAAGCCTGTGCCCCGGAGACGGATCCCGATGAGCAGGAGGCTTTTATGAACCTGAAGGTGCTCGTTTCCGACGAATCCGGCGCGCCCTTGGGATCGAACGAAAGGGCCGTGCTCATCCTTTCCGATCTCCGCGAGGGTGACTATGCCTGGCTGGAGGGTTATTCCGGAGAGGACAAAGGCAACGGGGTCCACAGTTTCCGGGCGCCCAAGGGTGAATTTTACCTATCCGCCAGTTACCGTATCTCGGACAGCCAGACCGCTTTCCAGACCAGGCATCTGGACCTCTCCCAAGCCGACAGCCTCACGGTGGAGATCTTCCTGAAAGACTATCCCCGCGGCTGGAACAACGGCGTCTATTACCTGATCACGGACCTCCTGACCGAGGCGGATACCACCGGCTGCGGCATCTTCCTGATCGGCAACCACGACCAGGAAAACAGCGTCCGCCTGGCCGAAAAACTGCGCTCCCTGGGCCAGAAGTTTCTCTGGGTGGGTTACGAGCCGGCTCCGCAACCCATGGAAAACTATGTGGTTAGTGATCTC from Candidatus Cloacimonadota bacterium includes the following:
- the groL gene encoding chaperonin GroEL (60 kDa chaperone family; promotes refolding of misfolded polypeptides especially under stressful conditions; forms two stacked rings of heptamers to form a barrel-shaped 14mer; ends can be capped by GroES; misfolded proteins enter the barrel where they are refolded when GroES binds) produces the protein MAKQMLYSHEARTSLKKGVDQLADAVKVTLGPRGRNVVLDKKYGSPTITNDGVTIAKEIELEGEFENMGAQLCKEVAEKTHDVAGDGTTTATILAQAIIEEGLKHVTAGVNPMYLKRGLEKATKVVVDKIHEYSKEIKSNAEIAQIASISANNDTEIGKLIAEAMESVGKEGIINIEEAKSIDTGLEKVEGMQFDRGYLSPYFVTNADKMISELEDPFILIHDKKISVLKDLLPILQEVSQQGRPMLIIAEDIEGEALATLVVNKLRGVLNVVAVKAPGFGDRRKAMLEDIAVLTGATVISEEMGRRLDSATMTDLGRAKKIIVEKENTTIREGAGSEEAVAARVKQIKAQIEETTSDYDKEKLQERLAKLSSGVAVIRIGAATETEMKEKKARVDDALHATRAAVEEGIVPGGGVTLIQAAKALKNMKDLSHEEKMAVEILMKALERPAYQIAANAGEEGAVIVEKLKGYNEINMGYNAANGKFEDLLKAGIIDPAKVVRSAVQNAASIAALLLTTECIITDIKEPEPPAPMPNPGMGGMY
- a CDS encoding ribonuclease HIII — encoded protein: MDKHLESALAQLLPELARHGISVASRRELAYGLQLRLERDGQAATLNIYWSLKKGISQVLAGKPNSLQADLEKLLNRGAPASVGDFHTWERWIGSDECGKGDYFGALVVAAFALDAEKVDEIRSLGVLDSKKLTDLQVKGIAHSLYERFSDRIACVVIKPLRYNEIMADRQSRGENLNDLLAWQHGAAIMELLGRVPLVRGVLVDQFSLHKKVSKFLKTKEIGIPVEERPKAESDPAVAAASVIARYQFLQSRQAMDRHYKMSFPLGSGKNVLPPAQAFADKYGWNRLAEVAKLHFVTSRGVRVRDIFDPPADK
- a CDS encoding RNA methyltransferase, which produces MIHVILVEPVYEGNVGAVARIMHNFGFAGLRIVGSVPSKNDFYLAMHSEHLLEEALVFPSLAEAITGLDRVIAFSRRLGKLKPADLDPPQMAAYCGKIPQLEIGLVFGRETFGLTDAEAALCPLRCHIPANPAFPSLNLAQAVTIALWELSRGGGESTRIKAVSGNELDKMKAYMLDVMEATGFFRSHETTNWETFLGKMLTQLNPTKTMLWRFRQMFNRWHVLVTGKGRGYERSRPAGLNEPE
- a CDS encoding DNA alkylation repair protein; its protein translation is MTLLTARTELDPRQQEIFSFCEAYFFAHENPALVNKNARYFAEGYDAFGIDEEQLRELRDQLLERFDPSVSELAELAYHLFATGKYEFGSLALMLLKKHRPRLDRGVFDQLKRSLDEVVENWAHSDVIATKLTPVLLELKVVDLADFEPWRVSASKWTRRVAAVTLLFLRGHRPVEQLLQFIQPLMQDGTRPVQQGVGWFLRELWKVHPREVEDFIFANKETAPRLVIQYATEKMNKDKKKRFRRAITKAVKPNKPQHRKDKKPQEDPGA
- a CDS encoding C25 family cysteine peptidase, with the protein product MPKFFTLATLLCLPLLLAAAELSVSLDLGAFDPAAAELPTGWGVLSAPGFPRLPVKTVNVVLPPQAANLTFSHQFSGLATTTAPPPSLNPPFTDGERVLAAPAAQPGTARVVFRGLGHWGEVAYASFSVIPAIHTGTEWQAWRQLQLGLSWDQPAETSVKALPSVWQSLANKGFDPSDFFANPQDLAKYYRPSPAKNYDYLIVSTPELYTALAPLETYRQGQGLITAFADINTILTSSPGASQGEKLRNYLIAQYNGNPFTYLLLVGDHDTVPVMFLTPEPDGYETVASDFFYSDLSSIVDADSDGRLGEYSSGDGIQDFLCDYTPEVFVGRISTNSAALVSQIATRTVAFEQSNAPWKKKALLPAAWLNYGGEPETIYLQTDGAAFMEIARQTILSDYECTTMYEQTGFLPSYPSDLALDYDLLKTELNTNSYGLLSWSAHGSSGSSSRKVWMNDDNSNGLPDSWEMNWMGMVDRQSFDNLANPDGMIIFAASCYNGMIDSNQQCLAEYALQKKAVAVSGATRTGWYKIGWANPGWGGISSYNYHWLENIANNGMTVGAAQAFANLTHSQYYLFGDPVDAGGIIYPELQNVYTYLLYGDPALGHIGQSNYTNGEILVYEPFHQDGLTIVEALDLAHFNVVYTNKLIPDYDYIHQFEAVFCLFGWGDTAYILSPDSLDYALLNSYLDGGGKLYLEGDVGWDPQDPFWGKFATHAPLDYFAYIEDLATTQAGHAYTWGYDDLADPYTEALMPTNTEAEIFFTTQNLQHPNHTVAILNATDTFSTVASSFALADVNATQPYSSSFRFLLGTILDRLGVIDYLPTDANDPQTPAPTLSARVFPNPFAAGMALRVELPKTSAASLEIYNLRGQKIHTLSYLSLPAGTRELLWDGRDDRGEAVASGLYFWRFSAGKDSLSGKMLKLVD
- a CDS encoding transglutaminase-like domain-containing protein, with the protein product MLNAKRFALLLVLLACAFAGLAALPPAFTQKGNYELYKTLHSKALDNLGKLDRIHRKEYRRLLADQDDILMAYLLAYESDANLQIARPNDLLSNYLHIRSLLNTRGTNLDPEFYLSYVAKQTVSDERIEAYREALLKDGLRDIMNSSADELDLYRKVSQWCVGRLKFQPTSGRDQSPLDITQKSLLGRCEEMQILFVAAARTVGLPARPASTPWWPHQDNNHAWAEVWLDGAWHYTGDMDAAYWPDQTWFSGLIDKTVLILADGSLPADGDEVLVRGQYDCVINSIRNYAGDRTRSLTIQTLDEQGNALPNTAVGVMVVNWGALRPLIWLKTDAEGKFTLSVGRGAFYLATEQDGKRALELVPSGDSTLVSCDLTLKAGPLADRDDRLIYPSNTFEWKQAPDDWNEGVKREKERWNAVDQSWARIAATRADSLSADFVRAARGNYAEAVEFLRRYPQPYEWFIQDCLAEEWGIMDPKFLWQASADQIEAVYHAYLYFELEDFGTSDLAALVFPNVRYEELPQPVDFQDGIPSFYPRSFLQKGYTKLERLNRAARWLKRNYKLNPDKALSGLTPLHVTLGRKYLNNAQYKQMAVNLARANGIPAAYTYRANLINVVYDNGESGYYDLEACAPETDPDEQEAFMNLKVLVSDESGAPLGSNERAVLILSDLREGDYAWLEGYSGEDKGNGVHSFRAPKGEFYLSASYRISDSQTAFQTRHLDLSQADSLTVEIFLKDYPRGWNNGVYYLITDLLTEADTTGCGIFLIGNHDQENSVRLAEKLRSLGQKFLWVGYEPAPQPMENYVVSDLWAQWVAEDQRNRVRTITLTLKNGKWDSYEGIWDHLPE